AAGAAGGCTGGCAGGGGATACGCTTCTTCGCGACTTGGGGCTCTTTCTCTCTGCGCGCTCCAGGCACTGTACTCAGCTGCAAGGACTGGAGCGCCGACACCTTCCCGACTAAGAGCTCCGTTCTGCCAGGAGCGCATCCCATTCAGGTGTTTCCAGCTGCGGCTGCCCCCAAGCCCCGCGCTTTGGAGCGCGCAGATCTCCCTTCCTTCCGCATCTCCAGCCTCAGAGCCGTCCCTCCTCGCCATAACCACGGGGCCCCTGCTTGGGGATCGAGGATTGTAAGACCTTGGAGTCCcactcctgcctctgctcctggGCAGTGGTCTCCCCACGCCCAGGTCCTGCGGACCTTGACCGCGGCTGAGCCGCGCGGCTTTGCCATCAGCGCTCAGGTCTTCGCCTCGCAGGGCGCGCAGCCCGCCTCGCCTCATCTGGCTCTCTGGGTGCAGAGGGCgcatccctcctcttcctccgccCCTGGGCTCCGCTGGCTCCGCCACCCGCTAGCCAGTCTACTGCGTGAACTGCGATCCCTTTGCCTTCTTTGCGTAAAGCATGTCAGGCTCTGGGCGAAAAGACTTCGATGTGAAGCACATTCTGCGACTCCGCTGGAAACTCTTCAGCCACCCGTCGCCGTCCCCCGGTGGCCCGGCGGGGGGCGGCTGCCTGCAACAGGACGGCAGCGGTAGCTTTGAGCACTGGGGACCCAGCCAGAGCCGCCTGCTCAAAAGCCAAGAGAGGAGCAGTGGGAGCGCTTTCTGGAAGAAggcttcctcttcttcctcttcttcttcatcgtcctccccctcctcttcctcctcttccttcaatCCCCTGAATGGCACGCTGCTTCCAGTTGCTACAAGGCTGCAGCAAGGGGCTCCCGGGCAGGGCACCCAGCAACCAGCCAGGACCCTCTTCTACGTGGAGTCCCTAGAGGAGGAAGTGGTGCCAGGCATGGACTTTCCTGGACCACACGAAAAAGGGCTGGTCCTGCAGGAGCTCAAAGTGGAGCCCGCCAACTCGGGCCAGGCAACAGGTGAAGGATGTGGACAAAGGTAAAGTAAATCCCCATGGGGCTTCCAAGCATCTCCCAATTTCCACTGATATCTCCACGTGAGCTCTTGTAGTTACtaagtttaaaatgtttcaggTTGAAAATGTGGGTTAAGAGATGCCAGCTTATGTTTTATTACCCAAGTTCTAATTTCATTAAAAGTTTGGTCATTAATTTCTATTGGTtcaaatatattacttttcttttcagaAGTTTTCAGAGTTGTAACCACCGATTGAACATGCATGCATCTTGGTGAATCTCCAAATGGAATGGGTTCTCGTATTTCTGAGATTGTAGTGCCTGTCTGTCAGCTTCTGTCAGTAAATTATATTAATCTCTCCATTATCTGATGTGAGGTGTAATTTGCTTTAAACATCATCAGAATTCCCCTCATATACGGACCTAGTAACTGACTTGGCATACTATCTAGCACCCCTGTGGTTCGCGTCTATTCCAGGAGTAATGAGGTGGACAAAATGAGGCCAGTGGATAGCAGCACTGTCTCTCTTTCCATTCCACCTCCAGAAATAGTCTTATTTTCCATCTCAacttccctttttgtttttgtactttgtGTTGACTTTTGTTCAGAGTAAGTCTTAGAATTAAACTGTTGCTAAGTTCCTTTGCATTCAGCTCTCATGATTTGTTGGCTCAGTATTGGAATTGTGTATGTTTACAAAGCAGCtcaatatttatttctagtttatttctaatattacaCTTCCGTTTGTAGATTTCTGCTACTTTGAAGTCTTATACAAAATACTTCATGCACATAAAACTCCTTCTGAGTTTCAAATTTCTAGGGAATTGGCTCATTATTATTCTATACCACATTATTACTAGTTTTGTCATATAGCTAGGATATGAAAGGATTTGCATTTAGATATATATGCTATTAGAATACATTATTAAGGAAGAAATGCAGAAGAAATGTAGGAAAATGATAATGAATACGTTGATCAATCTTAATTACCACTcaataacaaattagaaacatAAGTAATTTGTTTAACTTTTGATTGATTGAACTGGCTTCTTATAAAGTTGATTAagtagcaaaaatatataaagcaaaatcatACATAGTATTATATGTGCTCTTTTATTAAGCTGGCAAATGTGAagttaaatatacaaaaaatctttaaattttttcaattatatgcattataaatttaaatttgaattttaagggCCTTGAACATATTCTCATGCTATATTAAGACATTTACTATATctatgattattattttcatgagggagaattttaatttgcaattttcaAAGGTTTTTCCATATATAGGAGACCTaatcatgtttatttattattcaattaaataagatattttaccaaaaataGTTATAACTTTGGGTACCACGAATACCATGAAGTTATTAAATTTCTGTATTTACTAGTCACTTAtcattttagactttttaaactaaaatgtgTTGGCTTCTTATCCCTTTTAGTTGAGTTAATATGAAAATTTGGGGagattatacatatacatttggCAAGTCAccttatttatttagaaagaaacaaattgtgttaaatatttaatatttaattactttattcaataattactttaatgaAACTGATATTTTAGAGACTCTGACAGATCAGAAAACAATAGacattgaatataaattttgaaattagctTGAAATATCTGACCTCCTGGAAAtattaatgtttcattttttttaaagtttgctttatAACAAATACATTGTTAAGTAAGTGAGTCACATTCAGCATAGATTCTGAGAGTTTCATGTAAGTTggagaatatgaaaatattaatgcagTAATgacaagaaattaaaataaattaaaaattttaaactaataatgagtatctcaggaatgaaacaCAAGATTTAACTTCAATTCCCTTATTTTTGAATATACTTCACTATTTTTATTCACAAAGTATTGTAAGTGGTAAGAATTCTCAAAGTAACTCAAGTTTCAACCAAAATCATCTTTACTGTTGGAATCAGTGTGTCTTATGAGATTTTCCACTTGAGAACTATTGAAAATtaagtgtaattttattttaaaatttgtattaatacTTAAATTCTCTAGAAAAATTGAAATTCCTTACTGGAAAAATCAGTTAGTACTGCCAGTATTTGTATGTTCTTAAACTTTCATAGAGCACTGGTTCTGTGCTCATGACTGATTGAAAATCACAATAGTAAAATTAACTATTTGTCATTATCAATATATAATGGAAAGAGTAAGGTGTATTGCCTAGAATACATTTCCAAAGAAACTGCTGAGGGAAAAACTTCATTGCAAAATAATCACTAATGTGGGATTAATTTTCTTCTGTGACAACACATCCAGGCAAGCTACATAGCATTTATAATGATCAATCAGTGAGTACATAAACTGTAAAAACCTGGcatgatattttttattacttaggTCATTATTGTATCACCAAACTATTATGTCATATTTAATagtaagaattttgttttttcaattttgaCTTCTCTGCTAAATTAATTTTCACACATAAAACAAGAGTTGGCCTCTTTTCTGAAGTTATctctattcattttatattcattgatACTCTCTTTATTCATTTGATCTCACACAAGTTAGGaactttgttttagaaaagtaTGAGTAGCTCTGTTGAGTAAACTGGTTGTTATAACAGCAGATGGAGGAGATCCAGGAGAAAGCTGCCCATAATCTCAGAATTCTGGAAAGCTCAAATTATCATGGACTTGAAATAGAAAGGTAGCAGGAATACAGAGGCAAACCAATATATGGTCAAAACCCAAACTTTATTCTACCCTACCTACTCCACTAAACACCTACTGCCATATTTCACCCAAAACAAATCCCAGTACACTATAACCATGATTACATTAAGAATAATTTTGCAATAACAGGTCACTGACTTATGCTATTAACCTTTAATTTCTCTACTGCCCTATCCAAATTTAGTTTTGGAAGTGTATAATTTCCTAGATATTCAGATCACCATATATTTGTATTGTGGATATTTTTGTACAAAATCCCATATGTAGTAAACTACAAAACCAAAGAGCAATATTTATATTCTTGCAGTTTATAGTGATGTGTGTGGGAGAAGAGATGTCATGTTTTAGCTGCTTgcttttttagattccaaatTTCTACAGA
This window of the Microcebus murinus isolate Inina chromosome 13, M.murinus_Inina_mat1.0, whole genome shotgun sequence genome carries:
- the LOC142874836 gene encoding kelch-like protein 1, which gives rise to MSGSGRKDFDVKHILRLRWKLFSHPSPSPGGPAGGGCLQQDGSGSFEHWGPSQSRLLKSQERSSGSAFWKKASSSSSSSSSSSPSSSSSSFNPLNGTLLPVATRLQQGAPGQGTQQPARTLFYVESLEEEVVPGMDFPGPHEKGLVLQELKVEPANSGQATGEGCGQR